In Desulfosporosinus youngiae DSM 17734, the genomic stretch GGCAAGACATACTCAGCAATTTGCCGGTCAAGATCTGAGGCAGCTGCCGAAGGTAAGATAGGAAGCCCTCTGTGCCCTCCCTCAACAACATAATCTACCTTGGAAATATGAACGGCATGATCATAACCGCCATGGACACTGGGCATATCTTCGTTAACCTCAACGATAACAGCACGAGCTTTCTCAATAGCTGCAGCGTAGTGAGACACAGTAACACCAAAACTGAAATATCCATGGGCGTCCATAGGCGCAACCTGAATCGCCACAACATCTGTTTTAACATTTTCCCGCAAATATCTTGGCAATTCTGAATATTTAAGAGGTATATAATAAGCCTGGCCTTTTTGAACCATTTTACGTTCCCGTCCGCCAAGATGCCAGCTATTCCAAGTAAAATGCTCTCCTGCGGGATCACATTCCAGACAGGCCATAGGCGTAATAATTACTCCCCCGCGCAAATTCACATCAAACAGTTCATCTTTGCGACGAGCCAAAGCATCATCCAGTAGCCCCGGGACAGTCGCAGCCCAGGCAAACTCTACCCAGTCACCATTGCGAATTACTTTTACCGCTTCATCTGCTGAGACACACTTTTTGCGATACTCCTCCATATACATTGGTACATCCCCCTTTTGCTCTTCATCCATTTATAATTTATTTAAACGTTTAATTGCACGTTATTAGTGAAATGTAAGGATGTTAACTTTGGACGTAGAAATGAGACTAGGAATGTAGATATGAGATTTAGCGTTCTACTATCAGGGCAACTCCTTGGCCGCCGCCAATACAAAGGGTCGCCAGCCCCAGATGAGCATTACTGCGTTTCATTTCATGCAGCAATGTCACCAGAATACGTGCCCCGGAAGCTCCAACCGGATGACCCAAGGCGATAGCCCCTCCATTGATATTCGTCTTGGCCATATCCAGATTCAATTCTTTAGCGACTCGCAACGTTTGGGAAGCAAAGGCTTCATTTGCTTCTACCAGATCGATATCTTCGATTTTCAATCCAGCCTTTTCCAAGGCTTTACGGCTGGCGGGGATTGGACCAGTCCCCATAATCTTAGGATCGACACCGGCTGAAGCCCAGGATTTAACCGTTGCCAACGGTGTCAAACCCAACTCCTCAGCTTTTTCTCTCGCCATGACAACAAGAGCGGCAGCTCCGTCATTGATACCCGAAGCATTTGCGGCGGTAACAGTTCCATCCTTTTTAAAGGCTGGACGGAGCTTAGCAACAGCTTCATAAGTAGCTCCAAAACGCGGAAATTCATCCTGAGAAACAATCACCGGATCCCCTTTGCGCTGGGGAATGGCTACAGGAACGATTTCCTCCGTAAACTTTCCGGCTTTGCTGGACGCTTCACAGCGATTTTGACTCGATACTGAATAACGGTCTTGTTCCTCACGGGAAATATTAAACTGTTCAGCAATATTTTCAGCTGTAATACCCATATGAATCTTATCAAAGGCATCGGTTAAGCCGTCGTTAATCATGGAATCAACGATGGAATCATTGCCCATTCTATACCCGGTTCGCGCTTTAGGCAGAACATAAGGAGCCAGTGACATGCTCTCCATTCCGCCTGCTACAATAATATCGGCATCTCCTGCCATAATGGCTTGAGCAGCACAAACGATTGTTTTCAGACCGGATCCACATACCTTATTCAGTGTCCAGGAGGGCACTTCTTGAGGAATTCCGGCTTTAATGGATGCTTGACGAGCTGGATTCTGTCCTAACCCGGCCTGTAAAACGTTCCCTAAAATAACTTCATCGACTTGTTCAGGTGTAATCCCGGCTCGTTTAATGGCTTCTTTGACAGCCAAGGCACCCAGGTCTGCAGCCGGAATTTGACCTAACGTACCGCAAAAAGATCCAACAGGGGTACGCACTGCACTCACGATAACGACATCTCTCATTAAGAAGGTCCTCTCTTTCTGTAACGGTAAATAGTTCAGATCTTAGATCTTACAGTTTACTATGGTTAGCGAAGCGCTTAAAAAGGCGCTTCGCTATATTGCAAATTAGATCGTTATTTTAGAATGTTAGCTGCAATAACCATACGCTGAACTTCACTTGTGCCTTCATAAATCTCAGTAATTTTGGCATCCCGCATCATCCGCTCTGCCGGATATTCGCGTGTATATCCATATCCGCCATGAAGCTGAACACCCATAGTAGTTACTGCCATTGCGGTTTCAGATGCGAAGAGTTTCGCCATTGCCGCTGCCTTACCGACAGGTTTATGTTGAGAAGCCAAATAGCCGGCTTGATATACCAGAAGACGAGCAGCTTCAATTTGGGTTGCCATGTCTGCCAGTTTGAATTGTGTATTTTGGAACTCAGAGATGGCCTTACCAAACTGTACCCTTTCTTTGGTGTAGTTCATGGCTTGCTCATATGCGCCCTGGGCAATCCCTAAGGCTTGGGAAGCAATGCCAATTCGGCCGTAATCAAGGGTTTGCATAGCTATTTTAAAGCCTTGTCCTTCTTGTCCGAGCAGATTTTCAGCCGGAATACGGACATCTTCAAAAACTAATTCATAGGTAGCTGATGACCGGATCCCCATCTTTTTCTCTTTTTTACCAAAGGAGAAACCGGGCATCCCTTTTTCGACGATAAATGCAGCGATCCCACGATTTCCTTTGCTCTTATCCATTTGAGCCGTAACAACATAGGTGTCAGCATAGTATGCATTGGTGATAAAACATTTACTGCCGTTTAAGATATAATAATCGCCGTCCCGAACCGCCGTTGTCCGGGTACCCGATGCATCCGAACCAGCCATAGGTTCAGTCAAGCCAAACGCACCGAGCTTCTCGCCGGTAGCCAGCGGCACCAAATACTTCTTCTTCTGTGCTTCAGTACCGAACATATTGATCGGGTTGGCACACAGACTGGCATGAGCGGAAATAGTTACACCTACTGAAGCATCGACACGGGAAAGTTCCTCGACTGTGATAGCATAAGAGATATAGTCGGCTCCGACACCGCCGTACTCTTCAGGGAATGTAACTCCTGCAAAGCCGAGTTCACCACATTTTTTCCAGATATCCATGGAAAACTCTTCTTTTTCATCCCGTTCTTCTGCACCTGGGCCGCACTCTTTCTCTGCAAAATCACGAACCATTTTACGCATCATAATATGGTCTTCAGTTAAGTCAAAATTCATTTTAATCCATCCTCTCAATTTCAAATATCATGGTGAACTCTATATCTGCCTATTTCCTTCCCAGTACCTTCCCTAAGTAAACGTTTCTCTTTTCAATTCAGCGCTTGACGTGGGACAGGTCATAGTTTAGTTTTCTACTTTCCTTCAAAAACGGGTTTGCGCTTTTCTAAAAAGGCGCTGCATCCCTCTGTCTGATCCTGGGTACTAAGCGTCAGTCCGAAAACCTCGGCTTCGTAAGCTTGAGCGCTGTCCAAATCCATATTGGCACCACGCTGGATCGCACTTTTACTTAACTGAACCGCTACGGGAGCTCTTCCGGCTATCCGCTTAGCAAGTTTTTGGGCCTCTTCCATCAGAGTCTCCAAAGGGTAAACCTTATTCACTAACCCAATCCGATAAGCCTCATTAGCATCGATGATATCTCCAGTAAAGAGCAACTCACTGGCTATACCTGTACCGACTAAACGGGGCAACCGCTGAGTCCCGCCAAATCCTGCTGTCAAGCCAAGGGTTACTTCCGGCTGACCGAACTTTGCGTTCTCACCGGCGATACGAATGTCGCAAGCCATGGCCAACTCGCACCCACCGCCCAGGGCAAATCCGTTGATAGCCGCAATGACCGGCTGTGGCATCAGTTCCAGTTTACGAAAGACTGCCTGCCCTAATTGGGCAAACCGCCGTCCTTCCAAACAGTTAAAATCTTTCATCTGAGAAATATCCGCACCGGCAACAAAGGCCTTCTCTCCACTGCCTGTGAGAATTACAACTTTGACACCGGAATCCCTCCCCAACTCATCGAGCGCGGTGGACAGTTCCGATAGTGTGTCACTGTTTAAAGCATTTAAAGCTTTTGGCCGATTGATAGTCAGAACGGCAACAGCACCGTTCTTTTCGAGTAAGAGATTGGCATACTCCACGCTTTACCCTCCTTACTGATTAGATTTAAGTAAGCATTATGCGTTATTTTTAAGCATCGTATTTATAGAAACCACGACCGGATTTCCTTCCCAGCCAACCCGCTTTTACATATTTGCGAAGCAAGGGGCACGGACGATATTTATCGCCCAATCCTTCATGCAGGACTTCCATGATTGAGAGACATGTGTCCAAACCGATTAAATCAGCTAACGCCAGAGGACCCATAGGATGATTCATTCCCAGCTTCATGACATTGTCAATGGCTTCGACTGAGGCTATCCCTTCATAGAGTGTATAAACAGCCTCGTTGATCATGGGGATCAAAATCCGATTAGCAACAAACCCAGGGGCGTCATTAACTTCCACCGGTGTTTTACCCATCTTGATGCTGAGAGTTTCGATTGTATTATACACTTCATCGCTAGTGGCCAGACCACGAATGACTTCCACAAGCTTCATCACCGGAACGGGATTCATAAAGTGCATCCCTATGACTCGGTCCGGCCGTTTAGTAAACGCACCTATCTCGGTGATTGGCAATGATGAAGTGTTTGTCGAAAGAATCGTATGTTCCGGACAAATAACATCCAACTGAGAAAAAATTTGGGCTTTAATTCCCATATTCTCAACTGCTGCTTCAATGACTAAGTCGGCGGATGCTGCGTCCTGCAGAGAGACCGATTTAGTAATGCGGCCTAAGATGAGATCTTTTTCTTCAGCTTGCAGTTTCCCCTTCTCAACACTTCGGCTGAGGTTTTTCTGAATAATTCCAAAACCCCTGTTCACAAACTCTTCTTTAATGTCATTTAGAATGACTGAGTAACCCGCTTGGGCAGCAACTTGGGCGATCCCACCACCCATCTGTCCAGCACCAATAACCATGATCGTCTTCACACTTAATCCTCCTTCTGATTCAATTACAAGACCATTTAATCAGGTTGATTGGGAATCTACTGAATTATCTTGCAATTAATGTGCCAATGAATATTCTCTATCTTCAGATAATTTTGCATTTGGCTCATGTCAAGGTTTAGCGGATTTTGTCCTATAACAAACCCCTGAATTTCTAAATATTATATATGTCTACGTTCATTTACACTCAAACAATGATAAACTCCAGGATCTGTCCGGCTCCCCGGACAGGCGGCAGTGTCTACAAATCGATACAGGCAACGATAGTAGACACCTATAAGTGCAGCTTTCCGGCAAACACACCTAAAAATAGGCTTCTTTGGTCCATCAGGGATTGTGTAATTGATGCTTAATAAGTTTCTTGTATAAGCCCGCTCGGGATAAACCTAAGGATTTTGCAGCTTGAACCTTATTTCCATTAGCCGTTTCAAGGGCGATTATGAGAGCATTTTTTTCCACTCCATTGAGAATTGTTTCCAGTGAGCCTTCTACATAAGGTCGGATATCATGGTTTGCCAGAACTTGAAGGTAATTCGGCAAGTGCTTTAATTGGATTTCCGTACCTTCAAGTATATTAAAAGCTCTTTCAATAATATTTTCCAGCTCACGGATATTACCGGGCCAGCGATGTTTCATCAGGACATCTTTCGCTTCAGGTGATATTCCCGTCACCGATTGGGCAAACTGGAGGTTGAATTTTTTAATAAATGTCTTGATAATAACCTCTAAATCATCCATCCTTTCTCTTAGAGGAGGAATCGTTAAGGTTACAACATTTAAGCGATAATATAAATCTTCACGAAACTGTTTATCGCGAATCATCCCTTCAAGGTCACGATTCGTCGCGGCAACCAGCCGAAAATCCACTTTACGGGATTTATTGCTTCCCAATCGTTCGACTTCCCGTTCCTGAATGACTCGTAATAACTTGGCTTGCATGCTCATTTCCATGTCACCGATTTCGTCAAGAAACAAGGTTCCACCGTCGGCAAGTTCAAACTTTCCGATCTTTCCCCCTTTTCTTGCTCCAGTAAACGCCCCTTCATCATAACCAAACATTTCCGATTCAAGAAGATTATCGGGAACCGCTGCACAATTCACCTTGATAAAGGGGCCTTCTCTGCGAGAGCTTTGCGCATGGAGCAGTAAAGCAAATAATTCTTTGCCCGTCCCGCTTTCCCCCCTCAGCAGCACAGTGGACCCGGATTTAGCCACACGAAGAGTGGTCTGAACCAAGTTCGACATGACTAAATTTCTCCCCTTAAGAAGATCCAGGGCGGAAGAATTGCTTTGCACCATTGTCTTTTTATAATAGTCAAGTTCAGAACGCAGAGAATCAATCTTTTTCGTCATCGCATAAAGTTCGTTGACATCTTTGAAAACAACTTTTCCCAAAGCACCGACGATCTTACCATCCTGCACAATCGGGATCCTGCTGGCGATAATTTCATGTCCATTCAAGTCATGAATATATCCGTAAACAGGCTGCGCAGTTACCAGGACATCCGTAAACTTCGGGTTGTCGTAAACTTCAGTAATAGGTTTGCCGATCAAATCTTCCGGGGTTTTATTAAAGAAGCTTGAAAATGCCTGATTCGTCATAGTGACAATTCCCTGCTTATTAACAACGATCAGTCCATCATAAGCTGTATTCAGAACAACTTCGAGAGTACGTTGAAGCTGCTTGGTTTTTTCATGCTCAATGACTAAATTATCAAGAACATTCTGGAGAACTGTAATGTCTTGAAATACAGCCACAGCTCCTACCAGCTCTCCATGAACATAGATAGGCGTTCGATTACTCAATAAGATGGTGTCATTCATGGTTAAGCGCTGGCCCAACTCCGCAATTCCAGTCTCGAACACCCGCATTAACCCGGTTTCGGGAAAATAAGTAGTTATAGATTCGCCAACAATATTTTTGGCTGGAATTTTCAATATGCTAAAAACGGCACGATTAGCATAAATAATCATACCTTGGGGATTTACAGCAATAATTGCGTTATTCGTATTATCTAAAATTTCATCAAGGGTAATCGAAAAGTTCTGTCCTTCCAGCAACATGAATTTGTCCTCCTGCAATTTTTGGTATAATAAGTAATTCGATCAAAGAGATGTCCAATCCTTCTTGAATGTTCGTTCATTAAGTCTCAAAAAGAAACTACACAAGCCTCATTTCAAAAAAGTGCTTAGATTGTTAATCTCCCTGCAGTCGGTCCAAATCTCTAAGCTCCCAGGTGCTTTGCCACAACAATCCTTTGTATCTGATTTGTACCCTCATATATCTGTGTAATCTTAGCATCCCGCATATAGCGCTCGACTTTATACTCTTTGCAGTAACCATACCCTCCAAAAATCTGCACTGCATCTGTCGTCACTTTCACCGCAGTATCGCTGGCAAACATCTTAGCCATCGATGCTTGTTTTGTGTAGGGCAGTCCGGCCATTCTCAAAGAGGCTGCCTGATAAACGAGCAGCCTCGAAGCTTCAATTTGAGTTGCCATATCGGCCAGAATAAATTGAACACCTTGGAAATTGCGTATAACTTGGTTGAACTGCACGCGATTTTGGGAATAGGCTAAGGCTTCGTCAAGTGCGGCCTGAGCTATACCTAAGGCTTGTGCGCCGATTCCGATCCGCCCGCCGTCCAACATAGACATTGCCACTTTGAAGCCTTGTCCTTCGGCTCCCAAGATATTTTCTGCCGGCACCATAGCATTTTCAAAAATTACTTCGCAGGTTGTCGATCCATTCAAACCCATTTTTCCCTGTCGTTTTCCGACAATTAAGCCAGGCGTATCCTTTTCCACCAGAAAAGAAGTCACTCCGTGGGGGCCTTTAGCCAGGTCTACAGACGCCATGACTAAATAGATATCCGCATAACCCGCATTTGTGATAAAGCGCTTGGTTCCGTTAAGAATATAGTAGTCTCCCCTGCGCACCGCGGTCGTTTGCAGGCTGGCTGCGTCTGAGCCGGCATGAGTTTCTGTCAAAGCAAACGCCCCTAACCATTCCCCGCTGGCAAGCTTGGGCAAGTAGTTTCTTTTTTGCTCTTCTGTCCCAAAATAAAGAATGGGGAAGGTAGCTACAGAAGTATGCACTGCTAAGATGACAGCTGTTGAAGCACATCCTCTGGCAATTTCTTCAATAGCCAGAATGTAAGATAAGAAGTCCGAACCCGCGCCGCCGTATTCCTCTGGAATAGGTATACCCATTAGACCAAGCTTACCCATTTTACGAATGGTCTCTAAGGGAAATTCATGGGTTTCATCAGTTATACTCGCTATAGGGATAATTTCCTTTTGGACAAAACCTCGTACCATCGTTTGCATCATCAATTGGTAACGGTTTAACTGAAAGTCCACATCTCTTCGCCCTCTTTCAACTTACAATTCTACGACTATTGCTGCGTATCAGATGCTCCTGATTTAGGTACTTTTCAAGAGAAGGGCATCGCCGTGTCAGGGTAAAATTTGCCGCTTTATACAGCTTCCCCCCACGACGATGCACTTAATAAATCAAGCTACTCTTATTATCGCATATTTCATTCAATTTTTCATTGACCAAATATTTTAACTTCTACGAATAAACTCATTTTAGCACTTTGACAAGTCCTTATAAAAATTAATTCAGACTTGAAGTTTTGGATTCAACAACATCCACATGCTCGGCAGTTGACTTGTAAAAAGGAACCTTCCCCATAAACCAATCATTAAAGAGAAGCGGGATAATGGCCCAGAATAACCAAACCAGCGGTTTATTAGCATGATTGGAAAACTCAGGATTCAAGCCTAATAAAGGCAAACAAACTGCGTAATAGATATAGAACTGGACAACTGCAAGGATACCAACGATTCCTGTGCGAACAAACCAACCCACAACACTTCCCCATTTTTGCGGCCAATTGTCAAAGTAGTGGTTCCAGATCAAAAATGGGAACAAGGTAAACCCGGCAAGTGTAGCAGTATTATAATAGCGCCATGCTAAAGACGCAGGTCCGTCCGCGGCCGTCGGGTCCACTGCACCCCATACCGCACCCATACCAAACATCAGGATCTTGACGGTTACATAGGCCATGACAATGATAGAAATGATAGCAATCAAACCGGACCAAGGTTGTTTTTTAACAAGATGGAACGGTTTTCCTGACCAAACATTAGCTGTCATGAAAAGGTAGACAACCATCCATTCCCAGATACCAACCACGTAATTCAGATGCGGAACCCCATCCATTATTCCCCACCAAGGAGCGGCTGCCGCAATAGGTTGTTTTAAAACGACACTTACGTAGAACGGATAGATAAGTGCTCCATAAGCTAAAAGCGTGATGACAGTCGTTAAAGACCACTCTGCCAAACCTAACGCCGGTTGAGTCAATTTTCCTCCCCAAGGCCATTTTTTAAAGAGAATTGACCAAAATGTATAGGTGACAAAACCCATCAGCACAAACATTGTAATTGCTCCGCCCACATATTCTTTGGCGTGCTCGATACTTATGCCTTGTGCTACTAAGGCATCAACACTCCAAAGCGGCAGGATGAGCTTACCAAGAAAGCCCTGAAACACGCCATAAACGATAACATAGGTTGCTACGATATTGACTACAATCATCACGATTCCACGTGTCACAGGCTGAAGCTTTTCAAAAGGCCAGTTCCCGAAAACAATATGCTGCCAGGCGCCAAACAAGATCATCCACGCCAAAAACTCCAGCATGGGATGTTCATAGTTCTTGAAAATCCCGTGAGGAGATGCTAATATGAACCAAGTTATCAGTGCGATAATTAAAAAAGAAGCCGATGCAATAATACCGGTTAAGGGTTGACCCCAACGGGCTTTAGAACTGTGATCTGACATTGATACTCCTCCTATTCACTTTGTTTAATAGGCTAATTCCGTAGTAAAGCGTTATCTTTAACCATCTATGTCCTTACACATTCCTCCTTTGTTCAGTTTGCTCCTAAAGTCATTATATTCTGAATATAATTAATTATTTGCAATATTAGTGCCATAAGGATAATTCTTAATTTATTTTTATTTGATCTGCCCTATTTATCAGGCTTTAGCATAGTTTTAGTTCCTAGAAATTATAAAAATGCCGCAGAATACACCTGTTTACCTATGTTTACACTTTATGATCAAGATCTCTATATTGCTTAAGTTTCCTGAGCTTTTGATTACTGTCTACTTTATTTACATGTATATTTTTGTAAACATCTCCAAATGGTATCAAGGATAAATATAAGAGTATATCCTATTTATTTTAATAAGTTGGTTTTTAAACCAGGGATCATACTGAATAAAAACCTCCATCGATAGTTGAAGGACAGCCTTTGGTGTCAAAAACCGTGCACATGGAGGTAAAAACGATGCAGCACAAACCAAATAGTTAACGCCAGACCCGGCCGGACTTGTCCAAGAATCGTACGCGCGTACGATTCTTGGGCAAACCGAGGAGAAAGTTCTCCCTGAAAATAAATTTTCCATTCATCAGTAGTGCCGCTTCGCGGCATAGGAGTCTGATACTAAGTCACGTATGAAAAATTAGATGTTGATTGGCATAAAATCCAGCAGCAATTTATCACTTTGCTGCAAACAAGTAATAAGTGTTATTGGCAACTTAGTATGATACACAAAAAACGGCTTTCGCCGTTTTTTATTGTTTTATAAATTACTTTCCACTATTTCGCTGCTTCAGCATATCGCTATAGATGTAA encodes the following:
- a CDS encoding acetyl-CoA C-acetyltransferase — encoded protein: MRDVVIVSAVRTPVGSFCGTLGQIPAADLGALAVKEAIKRAGITPEQVDEVILGNVLQAGLGQNPARQASIKAGIPQEVPSWTLNKVCGSGLKTIVCAAQAIMAGDADIIVAGGMESMSLAPYVLPKARTGYRMGNDSIVDSMINDGLTDAFDKIHMGITAENIAEQFNISREEQDRYSVSSQNRCEASSKAGKFTEEIVPVAIPQRKGDPVIVSQDEFPRFGATYEAVAKLRPAFKKDGTVTAANASGINDGAAALVVMAREKAEELGLTPLATVKSWASAGVDPKIMGTGPIPASRKALEKAGLKIEDIDLVEANEAFASQTLRVAKELNLDMAKTNINGGAIALGHPVGASGARILVTLLHEMKRSNAHLGLATLCIGGGQGVALIVER
- a CDS encoding acyl-CoA dehydrogenase — protein: MNFDLTEDHIMMRKMVRDFAEKECGPGAEERDEKEEFSMDIWKKCGELGFAGVTFPEEYGGVGADYISYAITVEELSRVDASVGVTISAHASLCANPINMFGTEAQKKKYLVPLATGEKLGAFGLTEPMAGSDASGTRTTAVRDGDYYILNGSKCFITNAYYADTYVVTAQMDKSKGNRGIAAFIVEKGMPGFSFGKKEKKMGIRSSATYELVFEDVRIPAENLLGQEGQGFKIAMQTLDYGRIGIASQALGIAQGAYEQAMNYTKERVQFGKAISEFQNTQFKLADMATQIEAARLLVYQAGYLASQHKPVGKAAAMAKLFASETAMAVTTMGVQLHGGYGYTREYPAERMMRDAKITEIYEGTSEVQRMVIAANILK
- a CDS encoding short-chain-enoyl-CoA hydratase, which codes for MEYANLLLEKNGAVAVLTINRPKALNALNSDTLSELSTALDELGRDSGVKVVILTGSGEKAFVAGADISQMKDFNCLEGRRFAQLGQAVFRKLELMPQPVIAAINGFALGGGCELAMACDIRIAGENAKFGQPEVTLGLTAGFGGTQRLPRLVGTGIASELLFTGDIIDANEAYRIGLVNKVYPLETLMEEAQKLAKRIAGRAPVAVQLSKSAIQRGANMDLDSAQAYEAEVFGLTLSTQDQTEGCSAFLEKRKPVFEGK
- a CDS encoding 3-hydroxybutyryl-CoA dehydrogenase, translating into MKTIMVIGAGQMGGGIAQVAAQAGYSVILNDIKEEFVNRGFGIIQKNLSRSVEKGKLQAEEKDLILGRITKSVSLQDAASADLVIEAAVENMGIKAQIFSQLDVICPEHTILSTNTSSLPITEIGAFTKRPDRVIGMHFMNPVPVMKLVEVIRGLATSDEVYNTIETLSIKMGKTPVEVNDAPGFVANRILIPMINEAVYTLYEGIASVEAIDNVMKLGMNHPMGPLALADLIGLDTCLSIMEVLHEGLGDKYRPCPLLRKYVKAGWLGRKSGRGFYKYDA
- a CDS encoding sigma-54-dependent Fis family transcriptional regulator, yielding MLLEGQNFSITLDEILDNTNNAIIAVNPQGMIIYANRAVFSILKIPAKNIVGESITTYFPETGLMRVFETGIAELGQRLTMNDTILLSNRTPIYVHGELVGAVAVFQDITVLQNVLDNLVIEHEKTKQLQRTLEVVLNTAYDGLIVVNKQGIVTMTNQAFSSFFNKTPEDLIGKPITEVYDNPKFTDVLVTAQPVYGYIHDLNGHEIIASRIPIVQDGKIVGALGKVVFKDVNELYAMTKKIDSLRSELDYYKKTMVQSNSSALDLLKGRNLVMSNLVQTTLRVAKSGSTVLLRGESGTGKELFALLLHAQSSRREGPFIKVNCAAVPDNLLESEMFGYDEGAFTGARKGGKIGKFELADGGTLFLDEIGDMEMSMQAKLLRVIQEREVERLGSNKSRKVDFRLVAATNRDLEGMIRDKQFREDLYYRLNVVTLTIPPLRERMDDLEVIIKTFIKKFNLQFAQSVTGISPEAKDVLMKHRWPGNIRELENIIERAFNILEGTEIQLKHLPNYLQVLANHDIRPYVEGSLETILNGVEKNALIIALETANGNKVQAAKSLGLSRAGLYKKLIKHQLHNP
- a CDS encoding acyl-CoA dehydrogenase; translation: MDFQLNRYQLMMQTMVRGFVQKEIIPIASITDETHEFPLETIRKMGKLGLMGIPIPEEYGGAGSDFLSYILAIEEIARGCASTAVILAVHTSVATFPILYFGTEEQKRNYLPKLASGEWLGAFALTETHAGSDAASLQTTAVRRGDYYILNGTKRFITNAGYADIYLVMASVDLAKGPHGVTSFLVEKDTPGLIVGKRQGKMGLNGSTTCEVIFENAMVPAENILGAEGQGFKVAMSMLDGGRIGIGAQALGIAQAALDEALAYSQNRVQFNQVIRNFQGVQFILADMATQIEASRLLVYQAASLRMAGLPYTKQASMAKMFASDTAVKVTTDAVQIFGGYGYCKEYKVERYMRDAKITQIYEGTNQIQRIVVAKHLGA